The genome window TGGGATTCCGGCCTCACAGGAGGGAAACATGCTAAAAGGGTAATGGGGGAAAGTAGGGTCCTGGCGGCCACACCCTGCCCTTCCGGGGGAGAGAAGAGGGGGCGGCGAGGGCACCCGCGCTCGGGGGAGAGGGGCCTGGATTAGCTGGAGTAGAGTGTCAGGAGGTTTAAGGAGACTCCAGGACAGAGTCGTGTTGGAAGGTTTTGCGGAGTAGTCGGGAAGAAGACGAGGAACTGGAGGTCTGGGGGCGGCTAACCACTGAGCCTTCTGGTAGGAGGATACGGGAACCAGACTCTCACCTTGTACCTTGGAGGATTGATTTGGACCGGTAGGCTAGCGGGGAGGTGCTTTGCCTTTGCCGACACTCACTAAATCAGGGCCAGTTAAGCGCCCTGGCAGAGAAGGGGTCTCTGGGCGGGCcggcccctcctctccttccctccaggggATGTTATGTaaggggggaggaggaaggagtagGGGGCGGCGGTGCGGGGGCTTTATGCAACCCAAAGGTTATGGTTTCACCGCGGTTAGTGGGGGTAGCGGGCAGGAGGAGGACCTGGAAACTCTACCCCCACACCGCCCAGTCTAACTGGCTGTCTTGGGCCAAGAGAAGGTCACCTCTGCACCTCCCCCAAGCCTGTCTGGTTGTGGGGCCCCTAGTCCAGGCCTGGCCCTGACCGCCTGGGAAGCCGGCTCGCTGGGTGGGGCGCCTGGGTTAGTCATCActgggctccctccccacctctcggCCAACTCTTGGCCCCTCCCTGTAGCCTCTGGCTAGGCTAtagcccccacctccctctggCCCTAGTTACAGCCTCCAACTCTTTTGGCCTGTCATCTTGGCTGTCACACTGGGCTGGGGGTTGTCAGGGTGCCAAAGGGTTGATGGAGCAGCTGGTCAGAGGGTCAGTGCCCTGGGCCCACCCCGCCCTGCAGCCAAGGGCACCTGCTTGGCACAGACTCTCGGCAGCCGCTGAGTCCTTTGGGCTGAATGGAGCCCAGCTCAGGattaggaagaagttaaactggtCACCTGGGGGAAGAAAGATACCATAAAGTTTTTGCCTCACAAGAGGGTTTTGTTATTTGAAACCCTCCCACCGCCACCATAATCTTATTTTGTGAGTAGAGAAGTCTCAAGGCAGAACCACCGCCTTGGACCCTCAGAGTTAATGGGCCCTGCCCCTGGACTAAGTGTCAGCACAGACCGTCCCTCCCTAGATCAGGGCCCTGGAGCCTGCCacgcccccagccccctccctgggcCATGCTGTGGCCCGGCTTTTCCTGCTGATTCATGCGTTGGAACTGTGGGGGCGGGGCTTGGAACTTGGAACAAAGTTCAGACATGGAGGGGCCGGCAGACAGGCTGGAATTCATACCAGATGTACCCGGAATGCGCAAACGGAATGCCTGGCATTTGAGAGTCCTGGGGAAGCTGCCCATCCACCCTGCCATACCTCCCTCCCATCCAGCCTTTGGTACCCTGTCCTCTCCTCTCAGTCCCAGGAAACCTCTACTGACCTTCCAAACTCTAGacctcctcccttcctcactcttccccagatgtagaccCCTAAAACTCTTCTTCTAGCTGAAATCACTGGAAACAAGTTGGGCTGAGCACTGAACTCACATTTGTGGACCTGAGGTACAACTTCTCACCTAATATCCCTGGGTGACTGAATGGGTGTGTGCAGGGTTCTAGGTTCTGCTCTCTGAATGCTGAGGAGGCTAGGGTCCTCTGTGGGTAGCTGGGGCGGGGTGGAGGAGGGGGCGGAGTGAGAGCAGGCTTTGGTTTCTACAGCCTTCAGTTCTGGGAAAAGGAGCAAGGAAGTATGCTTAGTATGCTTAGAACTGCCTCTTGATTCTCATTGAAGTTAACAGCTCCTGCAGGCCCAGGTCAAAGCTAAGAATTCTTCATTAGAAGGTTGAGCATTTGCTGGGACTGGACTTTAGTGGCCAGTGAGACAGTGTTCCTATGACATTGCGCTGCTcagatctttcccatttttcttccctTACCCTTTAGGAGCCTGTACCTCCCACTTCCTCACCTGGCTGAGCTGCAGTAGTTCTTCAGTGGCAAGCTTTATGTCCTGACCCAGCTAAAGCTGCCAGTTGAAGAACTGTTGCCCTCTGCCCCTGGcttcaaggaggaggaggaggaagaggagaggagctgcTTTCCCCCTCATCTGGAAGGTGACAGAACTGGGGTTGGGAAAGTCTGGAATGACAGGGGGAGTAATGATACTTTTGGGGGAAATGAGCTCTTTTCAGTTGGAGAGCCTGCTCCCAGAGTGGCCCAGCAATAGAGAGAACAATTCTAGATTAAAGACCCTGGCTAAATGAAGGGATAGATGGTTCTGACTACCCAAGCAAGGTTAGTTGGTCTTTATGTGGTAATAGGAAGAAGTGGAGCACAGAAAACTCTGTCTACCCCTTTACCCAGATAACCATTGTTGACCCTCCTTCCTTGTCTCTCATTCTTTCCTACTGGCCTTTCCAGCTGAGGTCCAAAGATTTTCCTGATAAGATTCCTCCTCAGGAAAAAGGTCGTACTGAACCTAGTTGTTGCCCCCATGCTCTTACCTTTCCCTGAATTTCCTTAGACTGGCTCAGACTCTAGAGTCAGAGATAgtcacctatatgtggaatccTGAGACCTGTTGTCTCAGCTTCTCCACCTGTGAGATGGGTAATCACACAGTTGAGTATGCACCAGGGAATCAGAAGCCCACTTGTGCAGACTCTGAGCCTGGGCTCTCCTCCCACTGTGGGTGGGAACAAAACAGCTTTTCACATAAGCTATTGTCCTCCCCCATCCCTGACCATAACCCCAGGAACTGGAGAGGGGGGTAgttggagggaggggctgggattAGACCAATGCCAGGGGCTAGTAGGAACTCCGTCTCTACATTGACTTCCCACCATGCAAAGATGGACCTAGGCTTCCCCTGCCACCCAGTGCAGGACTGCGGCCTCTGATGGGcttccagctgctgctgctcaCTTTGCTTTCTAGGATTAATGTGTGAGACAGCTCAGGCCTGTGCAGGCAGGAAATTCTCCCCTCCAGCAACCAGGAGAGGTGGATTGCTGGATGTGATTCCCTTTGGGGCATCAGGCAGTGTAAGCCTGCCACCCCCACTGTTCTGTTTTGGAGTAGGAGGTGTGCAGGGAGCTGGGTCCTATTCTCCATTTATGAGAAACAGATATAGGGGAGAGTATATCGAGAGCTGGCTTATGTTGGGACTGTACGGTAGAGCAGGTGGGTAGACCGAGTCCACTTACAGGCTGCAACAAAGATCACTCTGTCCTTGGACATTGTTTCCATCCTTTCTTCCCCTCATTTCACTGGCCAGTGTCTCCCTCCAGCCTTGGGTTTGTGGCTCTGCCATCCTCACCTATCATGGAGCAGAGATGAGGAACAGCCTGGGAACTCAGAGGCAGGCAGAAGACCAGTGAAGGAGCAGGCCCAGAGAGCACAGAGATGCCCTATCTGGGCATCCTGCATAGAGGGCCCATAGAGGCCAGGAGCGTCAGAGGATGATGGAGGATAGCCAGCTGTCATCAAGGATAAGCTTCCAGCCATCTACTATATTCACCATTTCTCTCCAGTCTTTCTGCCTCCATCAGAGAGAGGCTTCATTCTCCTACTTCCATCTCTCCCCTACcctgtaatttttataaaagcagCTTCAAGGAGCAAGAGCCAGCTGTGAAAGGACATACACAGGAAATTCATAAATGAAGTTCAAATGGATAAAATCATGGAAAATGTGCTTCATTAGTaattgaagaaagacaaatataccTGGAAGCATTTACCCTTAGCAAAActataacaggaaaaaaataagacccaataTTGGCAAAGGAGTACTAAAGTAACACTCCGATACATTACATATTTGGGTACAAATTGGTACAGCTTTCCTGGATGTCAGTTTGGTAATAGGTGTCAAACACCTTAAAAGTTTCTGTGGTCTTTGACATTGTAAGTCTACTTTGGGGGTATAacctaagaaaataaagatttagtTCTAAGATGTTCATCCCAGCATTGCAATAGAGAAAAACAGGAAGCAACTGTCTGATTgggaatttgtttcttttctactgTAATGACAATTTGCAATAGGGGATTGCTTAAGTAAATTACTGTATGTCCATCCAGATGGTGGGATATTGTGTAGCCATTAAAAGTCGTGTAGAGGAACATTTTGACTCAAAAGCAAAATactttttgaatattaaaaaggTTATAAAAATGGCATATATTATGTgatctcagttttgttttttttaatatggatgtATACTTGtgtacataaaacataaaaaagactgAGGATATACTCCAAAATGTTGAAATAGTGGTTATCTTTGGATGGTGGGATACAGTAATTATAattttcctctttggtttgtcTGTAATTTCCAAATATTCTACATTAATTGTGTATGGttttcatataataaaatgtaaaagaatcagtgtaattaaaaacaaaacaaaacttggaTAGCTAGGCATGGAAGAATGAAAGGATGCCTCTAGCCCGTTGGAGAACTTAGTGGGGTtttggtggagaaaggggactcTTCAGATGTTTGCAGGAGCACAATTGGTTTATGACCTCATTCTTATGGAGTAGCTGGAGTCAACCCTCTCCCTGTACAGGAAACAGCTCCCTGATTCTGGCTGTAAGCCAGCTAAAGAGGTGTGGAAGAAGACTGGAGGAAAACAGTAAAAACCTGTCACTCCTCAGGAGATGGGGGAAGATTTTCCTCTCCAGGCTGAAAGGTTCTAGAATACTAACAGGTCCTGCTGCTGAAAGCACTGActggtctttgtttttttattcttccccAACCTTGAGGTGACCCTGTGTGACCTCTCCTTGCCTCCTCAGATTGGAAGAGATACTTTCCTATTCACTTAACGGGTGCCCAGCCCTGGGGAAGGGGTGCTGGCCGAAGTTTAGAGCTGTACCCTTTTGCCATCCCTTCCTAAGAGTAGGGCTCCTCTGTAGGGCTCCCAAAAAAGGTTGGGGGAGGAGTCTCCAGCGGTCGCTTCTCCAAAATGGGAGCTGCTATTCCGTTTGAGTCGTGCTATGTAAGGGGGCAGAACTGGAACAGTAGAGTTGCTGGGATGTGTTAAGAATCTGGAAACTGCGCGAAGTAGAATGAGCTGGCTCCATTCCCCAGAAAGTGAAATACACCTTCCCCCACCACTGAGACGGGGGCTGGTGCTGGGCAGTGCGGTGGCGAGGTTCAAGCAAGTGGGAGCGAACATGCGCTGGTTTCTTAAGGGCTGCCAGAGCGGTGGTGGAGGGGTGGTGACCTGCAAGTAAGAGGTTAAGAGTAGGGAAAAGACGTGAAAGTTAATGGGGCGGAGCCTCTGGGGATGTCAATTGAGATTCGGAGCTCCGAGGGGTTTAGGACACCGGGAGGTGGGGGAGTCTCCTATTGACATCCCGGAAGTCTGTTTCACTGGTTGGTCTCTGGAAGCCCCGAGCCCACCAACCCCTACTAGGGCGGGACGCGATCTGGTTGCCGTGGTTCCAGGGGCGGAGGCTCTACGGCTGCTCCAATCACCGCCCAGCCCAGGGATGGGGGCGTGGACGAGCCCGGTAAAAGTTACAGTAGATTCCAAACGCGGGGCGGGTGGGGTGCGGGGAGCCCAGGGGCACAACCGGAGTTCACAGTACTCGCAGTGGGTGTTGGATGCGCCTGGGCCGAGAGCGCTGGGGCGCACGGGCACTGATCCGGACCTAGCGCGACCACCAGGCCATGGCGCCCTCGGGCTCCTCGTGATAGGCACCTCCTTCGCCGCCTTCCGGGGGCTCCACTGGGGGCCGCAGCTGCTGCCCACGCCGCGTGTTGCTCGGGACCGTTCCAACTGGCGTACATCTGTGTCTCCCTGCTGCACAGCCTGCTCACGGGGCCCGGAGCGCTCGCTGCTCGGTGGTTCGTAAGGCACCGGGGTGAGGGTGGAGGCTAGGCTGAGATTAGAAGACACAGCGGGTTCCTTTAGAATTTATGCCAGACCTTGAGAGTCTGCGACTGGGTGCGGGTGTGCACAGTGGGAGACTGGGGTCCGGGGTCTGCATCGCTCCATGGACCACCATCTCCTACAGGTTGTCGCTATACCCTCAGATGGCCGCGGACCCTGTTCATGGCCACCCGCCCTGGGTCCTGGTGATGGTGGCTGTAGCAGGGTGAGTCTCCAGGGAACGCTGAACCCGTTGTGGGGGAGCAACCTTCCCACGGTAATTCCAggtccccttcctcctctctggcAGGGGTTAAATGTTTCTGGCAGCTTTACTGAGGGAAACTAAAGAACTGGGTGAAGGAAAGGATGGGCATTCCTCTCCAGGGGCAGCAGTTTGGAGGAAGCCtgtcccaccctctccccacttgCTCACAGGTTATCTTCTGTCAGATGGAGCTGACATGCTATAGAACCAGACCTTGGGCCAAGCCTGGGAGCTTCTCGGTCACCATTTGGTGGTGAGACTCAGGAGAGGCAAGACAGGAAGTGTGACATACTAAGCCTGGGGGTCCCCAATCTCTTGTGAGCTTTCTGTCTATGATTTACCGAATCTCTGATGCTGTTGGCCAGCTTAATCCTCCCAAGCTTGGGCTGAATTTCAGGGGAGGGGATTGAATTCCACAGCTGGGAGTCTGAGCACTGCTTAAGGAACTTGGAGTCCACAGGTGTCCAGTTGATTGCAGAAACATTGAATATGGAGCTTTTCTGAGAAGGAGGAGTACCAACATAGGGAAAGGGGATGAAAGCCCAGGAATGGAAGTTACAGGGTAACTGCAGATGCTGCAGCCCTAGGGAAGACAGCCTCAGGGCCAGGGCTGCTCCCACCCTATGGAGGGGTTGTTTTAAGGCCACTGAGGCCCCCACTATAAGAGTAAGCATAAAGGTTGGTGTTCTGGGGGTGCTACAAAATGCTTGGTAGCCCCTCGCCTAAGCACTGTGATATTGGGACAAGATGGCAGGTCATGGAAGGTTCTCTGACCTCTGAGCCCAGTTCCCAGTAGCAAGCTGCCTTAGCACCTACATTCTGTCCAGCTACGACATGGACTTCTCTGTGTATCTCTGCTCCTGAAACTGAACTCTGCCTGCCTGCACCTACAGAAATAACTGCTGCTTTCTCACCAGGCCCCACTCTTGGCCTTCAGTGTGGCCAGCTGGCAACCCTGGCACTTTTCTCCCTGGTGCCTCTAGGGTGGATGAGTATGTTTTGATCTGGCAGATCACTAGGCACCTCTTGCTCTGGTCATCCTTGGTGGAACTGGGCTGGTCGCTGTGGATGCCATGAGCATCACTCTGTGTGTCTGCATTTTGGTCAGAGGTCCTCTGGTCTCAGCCCCATCCACCCATCCCTGGGCACAGGATATGTTGTGATGGTGTTACCTGGGATGATTCCACCTTCAGCCTAAAAGTAAAAGGCTAGAGAGACTTAGGCTCCTCTTCTGCAAGTCCTGGGGGAGGTAAGAACAGGAGAAGATGATGGTGGTCTTCAATGCATAGTCCTCCTTTGGGTTAAGGACTGGGCTGGATTTTCAGTATCTCATTTCCTCTTCCAGCTAATTCACCTCACTTGCCCATTCCTAGGATCTGAGAAATGCTGATGCTCTTGAATGGGTGGGAACCTGGGCCATGTTCACTGAATTTCATCATCAGATGACCACCTTTTCCAGCAAACTAACTCAAGAGGTACAGCCAGTGCTACCAGAAGGGGGTGACAGGAGGCCTGAAGCTAGACAAAACTGCCAATGGGAACAGAAAGCCTTTACGTTAGCACAGAGACAGGTATAAAGTCCTACTAGGATCAGATAGGTGTGgtatggagggggtgaggttagAGGGAAGAGAGGCAGTGGGAGGAGGGCACAGCAGGTACTCTCCATAGCCAGGAGGACATAATAGTTGCCAAGAGACAGAAGAACCTGACAATTGCTGATACCTCTAGTTCTCAAAATCACACCATTTGTTTGTACTTAACCCTAGTCCTACTGTGTccagtatttgcatttttaatttgtttagtatcttctaaccttttcaaagaaaatgtagATTCCTAGAGGAATGAGCGTGGGGCTAGGTCCGTCTTCTTAGGACAGACTGAAGCCCAGAGCCGTGGCAGGAATTCAAATGCCCATTTTGGGTGCCCAGTGCAGGGTCTTCCAAGGTCCAGGGCTTTCATGAAAGAATGAGAGCAGAGGCAGAAGCAGATGAGGGAAGGCTTCCACTTGGCTGCAGAGGGATTAAGGAATATCTGACCATCTTCTGGGATTCATTCACAATCTCTTTCTCCCCTGCCACttctgctgttgttgtttttttttcctattgtgtaAGGAGCCCTCCTTTTTTCAGGCAGAATATCCAGGTTATAGGAAGTTTAGAAGAGATTAAGTTGCTATTCTACTAAACATTGGACAGAAGAGATAACCTTAATCATCCACAGAAAAGATACATGAACAAAAGCAAGAGACAggaagattaaaacaaaaaattgtgcCAAAAAGCTGAGCTAGAGAAAGACAGAGGGGACAATCAAGATGGACATATGTAGACTGAGGGACAGATAGAGAGAGAAGGATTAGCtgcagagaagagacagaggcaaaGAGAGATAGAGAGCAAGATAGAGAATCCTTGGCAGCAACATCAAgaaagactcatagacactgagaggaACCAAAACTGTAGAACTGGTAAAATGGTCATAAACAAAGAggacaagaaaaatagaaataaaggctGATAGGAAGGGACCCTAAGGCTGGAAGGCCTAGATAGTCTAGACAGTGAAATAACGAGTGACAAGGAGGAACAACGAGACCAGGAGACATGGGGACAAGAGAGGCAGACAGATCAGCAGTgaaaagagaggcagaaagggagaCAAGGGGGAGACTGGTCAGGGGAGCTGTGAAGCAGAACAGAAGGTGAAGGAGGCAGTCAATGGAAAGATTCATtgacagaaaaagaaagcaggaagtaTGTTGAGTTGGAAACAGGCAGAATGACAAAAGACAAACAGCTACAGTGTGACCCACAGAGAGACTGACAGGAACTGATAGGCAGAAACTGGTAGGAAGATGAGGAGCAGTCAGGGTCAGGGATGTGCACTGAGATAGAATAGGCAGAGGCCTGAGGAGAATCACAGGAAGAGTGGGGGAGACACAAAAAGATTAAACATCCAAAGGAAGGaacaaggaaaaggaggaaacacAGAGATTGAGAAAAAAGAATCGAGAcaggggaagaaagagagggaggtgaGAGCTCACCATCATAGAGTTGTTAAAACCCAGGCACAAAAGGGAATAACAAACAGAGCCAGGAGAAACCGTGACAGAAGTAAATACaggcagaaaatatgaacagaggCTTTACATGTAATCAGAGTAAACCGGAGAGGCAAAGGTATGGAAGTTGTGATAGAAAAATAGTAGAATTCTGTCAGTTTGTCCTTAATAGAAGTTGTATCTTCAAAACTCAATTTGCCATCTTAACTGAACACCTTGATTAACAAAAACATTGTCTTgagttttcaaagaaaaagaaatgtggcaAACCCATGGGGAAATCTGTTCTCTAAAGTGTTGACGTCAATACCGATTGACTCGAAGCCCTGCACCTTTCCTTTTGCCACTCTCATAAATTCATGGTCCGAGTGATCCTGGTAATACTTGATAGTATCTGTGAGAGGTGCCCAGGAACCTGACCATTAGGGAAGTAAGATTGTTCCTGTGGGTCAAGTAGTAAAACCTGTCTGTGAAGGGTGAGGTGAGCTACTTGTGGGGACAGGACATGAGTGAACGTCTGAAGAGTTTTGGATCACGTGCCGATTTCCATCATGGTGGCCCAGTGAAACTTTAGGAAGGCAGGACTAGATTGTGACTGTAACTGATTAAATGGTTATCTCATCAACTAGGTCAGTTACAGATGGTGTGGACCaaatacagatgaagaaaatcagagAGGCATGGCTAAATAGAACCTTAGAAAGAGGCTCAGAAAACGCAGAGGTGGGCAGATGCTACCTTAGATACAGTGAGTTTGGTCACTGTGACGGCAGCCTGTTCAGACCTCGCCGTTGCCCAGTTACTGATTCCATACCTACTGAGCTATTGGCTAATAAACTGTTTGTCTTCTGGAACAGGGGAAGGACTTTCCTGGCTGGGGGATGCTGATATTTTAAGGTCTCAGAACACTATCCTGATCATAAATAAATTGCTCTGCAAATAATCGCATCAGTGTTTTGTACCTGTGGTTACTTTGAGTCTCTTTTCTTGGCTGCAGTGGTGGCCCAGTTTACAATGTAATGCTGGATTGTGGAAGCTTTGCTATGG of Manis javanica isolate MJ-LG chromosome 4, MJ_LKY, whole genome shotgun sequence contains these proteins:
- the TLCD2 gene encoding LOW QUALITY PROTEIN: TLC domain-containing protein 2 (The sequence of the model RefSeq protein was modified relative to this genomic sequence to represent the inferred CDS: inserted 7 bases in 5 codons; substituted 3 bases at 3 genomic stop codons) — its product is MGRSLWGCQLRFGAPRGLGHREVGESPIDIPEVCFTGWSLEAPSPPTPTRAGRDLVAVVPGAEALRLLQSPPSPGMGAWTSPVKVTVDSKRGAGGVRGAQGHNRSSQYSQWVLDAPGPRALGRTGTDPDLARPPGHGALGLLVIGTSFAAFRGLHWGPQLLPTPRVARDRSNWXYICVSLLHSLLTGPGALAARLSLYPQMAADPVHGHPPWVLVMVAVAGETKELGEGKDGHSSPGAAVWRKPVPPSPHLLTGYLLSDGADMLXNQTLGQAWELLGHHLVFPVASCLSTYILSSYDMDFSXVSLLLKLNSACLHLQKXLLLSHQAPLLAFSVASWXTLALFSLVPLGWMSMFXDLADHXAPLALVILGGTGLVAVDAMSITLCVCILVXEVLWSQPHPPIPGHRICCDGVTWDDSTFSLKVKG